DNA from Deinococcota bacterium:
CGCGTCCACTGCCAGGTTCAGGGTGCCGGGCAGCTCCTTGATCTTGTGGCGGCGCTTGTCGCGGATACTCATGTGGAAGATGTTCTTCTGGATGGCGGGCGGCGGCATGAGGGTGGTCTCGATGCCGTCCAAACCGGCGCCGAACATCACCGCCAAGGCCAGATAAGGGTTGGCCGCCGGGTCGGGCATGCGCAGCTCAGCGCGGGTGCTAGGGCCCCGCCGCGCCGGAATGCGGATCATGGCGCTGCGGTTGGCGGCGCTCCAAGCGATGTTGGTGGGCGCCTCGTAGCCGGGCACCAGGCGCTTGTAGGAGTTGACCAGCGGGTTGGTGATGGCCACAAAGGCGGAGGCGTGCTCGAGGAGTCCGCCGATAAAGCAGAGCGCCGTCTCGCTCAGCTGGTCCCTACCGTCGGGGTTGAAAAAGGCGTTGTCGCCGCCCCTGAAGAGACTCAAGTGGGTGTGCATGCCCGAGCCGTTGATGCCGGCGATGGGCTTGGGCATGAAGGTGGCGTGAAGCCCGTACTTCTGCGCCACGCGCCGCACCACGAAGCGGAAGGTGGCGATGTTGTCGGCGGTCGTTAGCGCGTCGGCGTACTTGAAGTCGATCTCGTGCTGGCCGATGGCGACCTCGTGGTGGGCGGCCTCGACCTCGAAGCCCATCTGCCCCAGGTAGTTGACGATGTCGCGGCGGGCGGGCTCGGCGCGGTCCATGGGCGCCAGGTCGAAATAGCCCGCGGAGTCGTGGGTGGTCAGCGACGGAAAGCGGTTGGGTCCCATCTCAAAGAGGAAGAATTCCGCCTCGGGGCCGGCGTTGAGAGCGCTGAAGCCCATGCCTTGAGCCTTCTCGATGACGCGGCGCAGGACGTAGCGCGGGTCGCCCTCGAAAGGCTCGTCGTTGGGCAGGGCGATGTCGCAGATGAGCCGGGCGACGCGACCCCGCTCGGACACCTCCTCGCCGAAGATCGGAAAGACCCTGAAGGTGTCGTAGTCGGGTTTTAAGAGCATGTCCGACTCTTCGATGCGGGTAAAACCCTGGATCGACGAGCCGTCAAACATGATCTCGCCGTCGAGCGCCTTTTCGAACTGCGAGGCCGGCACCTCGACGTTCTTGTTGTTGCCCAGGATGTCGATGAACTGCAGACGCAGGAACTTCACGTCTTCGCTTCTGAGCGTCGTTAGAATCTCGGCCTTGGTCATAACACCCTCCAAAGTATCGTCACAGGGCCGTCTTCCTCGCCGAGTGACAACTAGGCTCGAGTCTAAGCCCTGCTCGCCCAGTTGTAAAGAGGATAGTGGCGGTATAGCGTACTCTGTGTGACACTATGACAAAATAACCTTTTGGCAGGGTCGCTAAACAAGCATTTCTGGACACAAGGTCGATTGCAGTCGAACGCCGCGAACACGGCAGCGTGAGT
Protein-coding regions in this window:
- the glnA gene encoding type I glutamate--ammonia ligase; this translates as MTKAEILTTLRSEDVKFLRLQFIDILGNNKNVEVPASQFEKALDGEIMFDGSSIQGFTRIEESDMLLKPDYDTFRVFPIFGEEVSERGRVARLICDIALPNDEPFEGDPRYVLRRVIEKAQGMGFSALNAGPEAEFFLFEMGPNRFPSLTTHDSAGYFDLAPMDRAEPARRDIVNYLGQMGFEVEAAHHEVAIGQHEIDFKYADALTTADNIATFRFVVRRVAQKYGLHATFMPKPIAGINGSGMHTHLSLFRGGDNAFFNPDGRDQLSETALCFIGGLLEHASAFVAITNPLVNSYKRLVPGYEAPTNIAWSAANRSAMIRIPARRGPSTRAELRMPDPAANPYLALAVMFGAGLDGIETTLMPPPAIQKNIFHMSIRDKRRHKIKELPGTLNLAVDALEKSRFVRGVLGDHIFAHYIEAKRLEWEDYKMQVHAWEVERYLTSY